The Drosophila sechellia strain sech25 chromosome 2L, ASM438219v1, whole genome shotgun sequence region aatatatattggaTTTCAAACAAGCCTACCTTTATAAACTACATTGGACAGCAGTCGCAGTAGGGCTATATCATTGGCATGCGTGTTTTGATCGTAAAGGCGGTGCTGAAAGGTCCTATCCACTTGATGCTCCTCTCGATATCCTTTTAGCTTTCTATTAAACTCGCCCAGACGAACAACGCTGCAGAGGACAACcacatattaatttttatccatatttattagtttttcgTTTTAACAAAACTTACATTGTGGTATTCGGAATAAAACAGTGAGCTGCAGTTAGTACCAGTCCttaaaacaaaaatcgaaTCAATATTTTCACAACTTAGAAATCACACAACttttatgattaaattaaaatttctctagaaaaatGTATATGTACTCACTTCGAGATATAAGAGTTCCGCCGCAAATGAATTGATTACTCGACGTATGCAAAAATGCCATCCAAGGACTAGAGTTTCTAACCGCGACTTTGCCGTTAACTACACGAGGTCCAAGCTTCAATGGAGAGCGTGTACCACATTCCGAATCAAGAAATTGCGTTGACCCCAGTAGGGGAAAAAGTGCCAATAGCAGCAGAATGAATGCCATTCCGATTACAACGATCTCCATTGACGGAATGCCAACTGATCAGTTGGGTAAGTCGATTTTATAAATGCTTATCATGCGTACAATTCAAAGAATTTGAGATCACGCAATAAAGGCTTTCTGGAACTGTATTTGTAGTCATTTGTCGCCATTGCTTGGTGATAAGAGGGTTGCccttttttaaatataatctGTTTTTCCAGTTATGCCACTGCGTTTTTTAAGAATAAGCAAAGCTTCATATGAGGCGATTAAAAAGTcatcatttaaaaaataatatgtaaaataatattgactgtttttatgttatgttcaaaaaacattaaaatggTCGATAATATTGCCTTACTATATGATGAACAAGTTAAGCTAAATCTAGGTCAGGCAACCTAAAATACCTTTGCCGAATACAATCGACGTCTAACGTACATTCGGTGTACCAGTTTTTATGGCCACACGTGGCTGTCTGTTTTGTCGTCAACCTGTCCAACAATGTAAGCTCTTATTTCCACATAACCATCCcctcatttttatttcaaaacttTTCATTTTGGCGCATCGTAAACTTGCTTGAAAATGCaccataaaatattatatattgatAGATGCATATATCGCTGGTGGCTGTTTTTGGGGTACCTTGTGCCATCATCGATTTTTGTACTACCCAGAATATAATAAGCCTGATAGACAGAACAAAAAAAGCGTAGCTCCTAACCTAATTCACAGCTAATCACTCTGATTACTTTGAGTATTCAGTTCAGGCCCATTAAATGGCTATTTGCTTATCAATGCCGTCTCAACCCATTGGAGCACCTCTCCAACACCCCACCCCAATGACCTGTGACCCTTGACACTCACTCATCAACTTCTGCCCTTATTTGACTAACTCCAGTCATTTTGGACCTCGGACCTAAAGGCCCATCCATGCAGGAGTACGTGAGACAAGTCTAAGTGTCACCAGCTAGAATGCAAAGCAGGGAGCTtcgtcaaatgaaatcaaatgatTTGCCGTGCAGCtgatttatgtttaatttataGAGCATACTCCAAGGGGCAAGGCCTGACCGgcatgcaaataaatttccaGCAGACCCAATCCGATGAAGACATAAACTCAAACTGACACAGAGCGCCATGGCGAACGAGGCCCAAGCGCCACGAGAACACTTTTGGGGAAATGAGAGAAAATGGGGACAAAAGAGAGCCGATTCAGCGAGTCTAGGGAAACAGCTGAATGTGGAGAGGCGGATAATGTTGACCAAGTTTCTGCTTGCGGTAGGCCAAGGAAAATCGGCTGCCAACGAAGCCAATAAGTGGAGCAACAGTCAGGCCAACTGGAGCTAAAAGCCGGCAACAGGACTCTTAAAAACCCGCATATAAGAGAGCAGAACATGTATTCGAAGAGAGACAGAAAATGGTAAAATGGTATAAATTTATAACACTTTTATACGATTTGGCGATGGCTTGAAATAATTTACATTAGGTCTAAAGGATTGGAGCAATGttaaataactttttaatATGGATAACGGAAGAAAAATTCgataaataattttcaaaatgtgttattttttcatattgcCTCCCAACCAAATGCTATGTAACTATGAATACAAAGCTAGCAAAATTATAAttcgttaatttgtatttattatattattattaagctTTTACAaacgaaaaatttaaaaagcgCAATTCAATTCAACGGATCTTGTTCGAACCGCTCAGTTCTTTTTCTAACGAAAACGGCATCtattgcaaataaaattcaGGAGTCGATGGCTGGTACATTTGGCGGGGGAAATGTGGGGTGCAGCAAATCAAGAGTGCCAAATTCAATTGCAAATAGTGAAACACATTGTTCTCGTGTCTCGCTATTTCGTTGAacattttttagtttttattatttttcgctTCGTTTCGATGAGAGATAGAACAGCGGAGCGGCGGGCCGTCATAGTAAGAGTTAGAGAAATGTCGTCGACACTGTGggaatttattgaaaatgctTCGATTTATGTTTAGTGCGATATTTGCATTTTGGCTGACGAACGGAATGGCGACAAATGCAGCAGAAATATGTTTTCAGCTATAAATGTGTTAGCGGGGGGAGATGAAAATACAAGGATACTTGCAAATAAGTAGATGGGGGTGGAAAGGGATGTCGCCAGGGGAATGCGATTGTTTGCGATGACAGGATAGATACAACCTTGAGCTCCTTTTTAAGGATTATTATTTGAGGTGTGCAAAACATCTTGCTTAAGAGGGTAGTTCTGATACCGTGCCATCTTTAAAATGCATGTTTATTCCATAACTTAATAGCTAGAAAACGCagataaaaattgaatttcagaCCCTAAAAGGGATAACTGTATACCTTTCTGCCAGTTGGAAAGTGGAAAGCGGGAAAGCAGCATCCATAAAAAGCAATTCGACTTTGCGGCTCCTGGAACTGATTGTAAGAGATGCCGCAAACAAATGAAGTTGTCACCAGTggttatatacatacatataggcAGACCGCGAAAAGACGCAAACGGAAAATTGAGCTGGCGAGTGGAAAAAGGAAATGGGAAATACTGCACTCGCAGTCCCACTAACGAATAGTCTTTAATCTTCTTAAGTGAGACTGCCCTCGCATCGGGCACAGCTGCGGTGCCAGTGGGGGACTGTCATCAGTGGAGAATGTGAGTTGGTAATAAAGCAAGCCAAGGAGCTAAATCGGCAAGAAGCATTCAGATCCTTCTATAGCAGCTTTTATAGCTTTCTGCTTTCTTCCTAAAACATCACTGGTTCAGATGGTATAAACAGCTTATTTCGATGTACATAGAAAGCCTTTGATTGATTACCCCGAATTTGGAAAACTTAACGAATATCCATATGGGAATCATTTAACCTCTGGTTCTATCATCCCaagtttatttttcttttggaaaACAAATTTGTGAACAACTAAACTCATTACCATGTTGTAGCCTTCCCTTTGCTTGTATATTGCATGTACGTTTCTAGTAAACTAGTGTTTACTGTACTGTGAATCACAAGCGTCACAGAGATGACTTTATAACAAATGGTCGCAGCTAATTATAAATCAATATTTATTGAGCTCTAAAATAAGTTATAAAGTATACAAGTGGTTTATATTTTAGGTCAGAACTTAtttttaccaaaaaaaaaagggttaaCTCATGATCAATGGGTATTATATAGCTGCTTCCTTATCCTTCATTTCTTTTCGCTGGTTTTGGTTTCGTCTCATGTAGCATTGGCTTTGCATGCGAACAGGGCAGCGAAAGTAATTACTTTAATGCGACCATTTGCCGCCTTAGTTGCTGCTGATGtagcttctgctgctgcgagTTGCTGCGTTGGATGAGATAAAGATAAACTTTTGCAATTACAAGAGGCGAGAGTGAGCGAAGCAGAAACAAGCAATTGGATGGGAGAATGTAAGTAGTCGCAACCCGATAGCATCGAATCGAGTTTACGTTTAGTGCGTTGCGTTTCCCATTGGCATTGGCTAATTAGCTGAAACAGCGCCCCGACTTTTCCCCAAAACCCCAACTTAAATTATGGCCACTTAAATGGACTCTAAAGTGAGAAGACTTTAAAAGTTGTGCCCAACTTGCGAGCGTTGAAAATTTCTCTGTTAACATATGCAAAGGAAAAAATCAGAGAGCTGGCAAAATGCTGTGTGCTTCGACTTAGGTGGGTCCGCCTAAAATAACTTTTGATGACTTTTTGAAAGTTTTACGCTTCACCAGAAGTAAAACGCAAATTACCCGAACCGGCATTACTTATGGCCAACAATAACAAGAGCAAGAAGATCGACATCCGGCAGGAACTACTGCCAAAGATATAAAGTTGTGACCCTCACTTCGCTCCTCATCATAATTTGATGGTCGAGACTTCGGGACTTATGGTCCCCAACAAGTGAGTGCAACAAATGAGCGAAAATTGCGACTAATTGGGCCACAGCTCGGGGTGGCTCTAATGTAATGGGTCAATTGGTGGGTTATGCAAGCTTTAAATTTAAGCTTAAGGTAATTGACATGTACTattgtgtatttatttaatttaatttattaaaacataaaatgTCGTTCACTTATAATCAATCACCTTTAATTGCGAGCGCTAATTATAATCATTTTATTGTAAGTAGATGATAATTATTTCAGCGTTATATGAGCCAAGCGGAGGTGATGAATTGCAACGTTAATGAACCCAACTCCACATATACACGCGGGCCTAAGCCGCAGTTCGAAATACAACTGGTGTACGAAAGATAAAAACTCGCCGCAGAGTCACATGCAAAAATTCGTGGGCATTTCGATGTTTTTTCTAGCTTCTCCTGCTGCCGCTGACCAACCAAACATTTTGTTTGTGCAAAAATTCTGTGTGATTTCCCCACGGAAATTGATGATGGTGTTTGCTGAGTCGCAAACGTGTTGGCGGAGCTAAGCGGGATGAGTTTGGGGACAGGACAGCGCCATCCCGTCGCTGGGCCCACCTACAGTGAATTTGTCATTTCCAGTTCTAAACGTGCGGACAAACACTGAATCACTCGTGCCCGAGGTTACGGGGATACGGGAATCGGCATTCGCAGAGGGCCGGACAGACCCACCAGGAGATGGAACACGGAAACCCGAGCCAAGCTGTGCCTGCTCAATGCCGATTCCAGTGTGCGTTGCTCATAGAGATGATTGCGTGAAGCGTACTTTGATAATGGAGATAAAATTGCTATTGCAATTAAGCTATTCAATTTATTACCAATAAAATGTATCTTTGTGTAAATAATCTAACGTGTTTTAAAGGACAGAGCTTTGCCTCAAATGTTGTTcatatttgtaagcttataaTATTTTAGCTTATCAATCCAtttaataatagaatatgaccTATAACATTTAATCTTTTGATTGttgaatatgtatattatttttgtgaCTCCACATGTTATAAAACTTTTAAGTAGTCTTAGTATTTAGTCAGCACTTTGGATGATCCTCCTTTATGTAGACTCATGATCGCTGTTCAGCCATTCGTGAGTCCGTCTCTTGTTTGGGCTTCTGTTGGCATGGTTGTCAGCAGCCGTGCCAAAGGACTGGTGACTGGATTCAGctcgaggacgaggacgacgacgaggaccAGAGCACAGTGCGTGTCGCTTTAACAAACCGGAAGTTACATGCGATGTAATGAAAAAGGACAGGGCGGAAGTCGCAGCGGGGCTCCCCATTTCAGTAAGGGGGCCCAGTGGGCCCGGTTCTGATTCAGGACCTCGAACTACGGCCCTTTCCGAATGAGTTTGCTTTAACGCTGCTGGTATTTATAGACAATTGGTTCGTGATTGTTGACAGCGCTCAGCGTCCCGCTGAACTCTCCACGGACCCGGCCATCGACATACACCATCGACCACTCGAATCGAATTGACTCGGCTGGGCTCGAGTCAGCTCTGCTCTGGCAATTTTTTGCCAGCATGCTCCATAAAAATGGTACAAAATATGGTTGACTGTGGGCAGAGGCGAGTCGGAACCAGATGAGTGGGTTTAAGTGAATGGTTGCGCACTGCATGCAGGAAATAGCGGGCAGTTTCCCATTTAGGCAATTGAGTTAGGCCCCGAGGCCCAGGAATAAATCAGTGAAATCTGCAAAGGATTTTTGGTAGAAAATTGCATTCAACACGAACTGTACATGAAAAAAACAACGTAAATTTTGACGGTCGCAAAGCTCTTAGACGAAATATTTTGTAAGGTGATTTTATGTTAATCTATATTTGCTTAAGTCtacataaaaagaaaaacgaaaTATTAATCAAGAACACAAAAATTATAGAATATCCGATGTTCAATAAAACTGTCTCCAACTTTACGATAGCTCAGAAAAATTTGTCAGtttcaatttcaaaataattaacTCTTACAAAATTGTTGtgttcaaaattaattttaattgtatcCCTTTGGCCAAAATATGTCGGAAACAAATAATACTTGTACAAATGATGACATCGCGCTGGAGAAAAAAGAACCACTTATCGATAGCAGTTCTCTGAAGGCTCAGTCAGATTTAAGCACTTCCGAATTGGAGGCAATCGTGAGGAACACCGTTAAAGAGATTCCAACACCTCCAAACTATGTCGACCTAACTGTGAATAGCATTGTAAATGCAATTCTgcccaaaataaaaaacaaatatgatGCGATCGAAATGAAGGTTGATAGTATCCAAAAATCTCTGGACACGTATAGTCAGCAAGCGGAAGCAATGGATCGGGACATAGCTGAAATATTTTTGGACTTGCACACTATTTATAATAAACTCGAAAAACTCGATAAAAGTGGCAGTAAGTTATGCAGCACGAAAAAAGCAATGTTATTAAGACATGTTAAGAAGTCTGAAGACTTGCTGAACCGTTCGCGCCATTATCTCACAAACGATCCCAAAGAGTTGAGTGCCCATCTTGTTGGTCCACCAACGGAAGTCCCATCGATTCAAAAGGTACGTGATCGATTACAAAGTTAATAAGCTCAACTAACAATCGCTATCAAGGAGCACACAACAAACTCGAACGGCAGACCGACAGAAAGTATCTAAACCATCAAACAGCAAGATGGGATAAGCGTGTCTTTCTTATCAACATGTTAATGATATTCACCTCAATGGGTATAAAAAATACCTCATGGACGCAAAGCGCACATAAAATTTTGACTGCAACTAAAAACCATTTATTAAATTGTCAACTATTTATAACAAATATCtgtttaaacattttataaaattcaataaaaagtACTGCGTTGGATAGCCTGACTTAACTGTGAATAACCTGTAGGACCTTTCAATTCTACCTTTTTCAATTGCAGGTCTCACTTGCTCCCCAATTTCTTTGTTATCTCACTGTTTTTCCCTCAATGGCTTTGTAAACAAAGCAAAGTGCAAATTTATGTGGTAAACCACTTGAAATCGAAAATTTTTTCCATCAGAGGAGATGCCCTGAATGCAAAGCTTTGATTGTTGCTTAAAATGTATCTTgaactgtatctgtatctcacTTCTTGCCCTCACCGAATTCGAATCCGAGCCCGCAACTGTTGTGCAAATGTAAATGTTGGCAATGTGGCAAGTCAGGTGGTTGGATGATGTTcttcattccattccattaGCCTCAAGTTAAAGCTTTGGCTGAGCTGATGATTGTTAAAGTCGAAATGTACATTTGAATTTTGGTCTAAACCGATATACGTCAGGTGTGTGAAAATTGAGCTTAATCAGTAGTTCATGTTCCCCTCACGATTTGATATAAGCAGGTTTAGCTAACTCCATCGCTGGTTGATATTGTTCAGGCAAAACGGGGTTAATTCGATTATCGTCAATCGGTGTGTGGTAGTTCTTAATTGATTTGAGCAAACGCTGCAAACGAGATTAATTGATGAGACAGGGAAACCGAACCCCAAATGGGCAATGCCAAAGTCCCCAATCTAAAATGGacaattcaaattgaatgTATGCCCATTCAGAGATCCATTCTAAATTGTGTTGTCTTCTTTACTGCAGCAGGTTGTGTGCACTCAAAATAATAGAGCGCAGCATAGAGCAAATACGACAAAGGGACAAAACGGAAACTGAAAGCTAAAAACTTGTTAGGAGGATCCAAGGATCTCTGACTGCTGTGCTCTGCCTGTGTAATAGCAGCGTTTACTCAATTTTAGTACGTAGTAAACGTATTTCTTTTATGGCCCCGTAGGTTATTTGTGCATCGCTCTGACTCGCTGGCACGGTCTACATTCCGGGATGCTAGCGTACATTCAGACAAACAATTCAGAAAAGATATATATCCCTGACACAATAAACGAAGTTCGTTTCCTGAGTGGCCATTTTACTGCGAGGCCTTTCAGTCGGAGTGGCCCCACCCAAACCATCTTTCCCAGCTACTCAACCCCTATCTTGGGGCCAGAACTAAGCAAATATTCGCACACAAATATGATGAAGTATCGGGGGAGTGGGTGGAGGTGGGCAGAGTTGGGTGTATATGTTTGGATTCCTGCTTCTggtttgcttttaattgctttCAAGTAAACAGAGTGCCCCTTGGTAAATGGGAAcataaatataattgccaGGTTGGTTCGCATTGCTTTAAAATTTCCACTCTTGAGGCCATATGTGCCAGAGTCAAACATTTGGCTGTCCAGCTTTCCTTCCTTAGTTCCACTTGCTAGAGGCTTGGGTTATGTTTTGCACTGCCGAAGGTGTTACTTAATTTAATACCGTGATTTGTTTGCCACCCTGATTATTGTGGTCGCCATTCTGGGCCTTTGATTTGCCTCCTAAACTGGCAAACACAACAAGCGTACTCAGCGAGAACGAGCAATCTTCTTGGTTGGGAGTACTAATGTGTCATTTTCATTATTAATATTACGTTAGAAGTAAATGAAAAATCGGAGATTATTAGTCATAAAATAAGATCGCTTTATGAATTATGTGCAGCATTTAAAGCATTGCATTATTTTCTAAACTATGTTTGTGGTATTATTATTTGCATATAATGCAAATCACTTATGTTGCATTGTGTTATTTACATAACTGCCAGCCCGCAGTGTGAATGATTTTTCGCATAGTCCTTTTTTGTTGCTGAATCGCCTTTGGGAGAGTATTGGTCAAGTGCCAGCTGCATTAGGCcataaatttgccaaaaagtaaacagtaaacattttattgttgtCCGTTCCCGCACAACCCTCCCATTTGactgttttaaataattatttaacattttacaTTGTTTAGCTCGCGTTTTCGTGTCGCTATGCGGGCGAGCTCGATGTAGGGGGGcggcttttgtttgttgtAAAGATTTGCACGATTTGCATTTGTGCCAAAACGATTCATGAATGATTCATGTGCGCCAGACCAGAAGCAGATGTCGACAATACTCATCCCAGTTCGATTTATGCATCGGGCACGTGCCAACCGTTTGTCAGTGATGACGGTGATGCTTTAAAAGGATTTCAAATTTTATAAAAGGGGCTCGCTCAGAGATGCGTACCCGAAAACAAGTGATACGCATTCTGAACTTTAATGATTTTGCTTTCACTTCATAGATGCCTACTTTTTGCGGCAAGGCTTGATTTTTCTATCACTAGCAATCGTAGGATATACATAAACCAAATCAAAACATGTCGGTAAGTtacaaattttgaatttttgtctcatttattttcatttgctcaacagattttcatttattaaCAGATAATAGCCAACGAGACAATAAGGAACAGAAAAGAGGTTAAGGGTCAAACAATTAAGAAAACACCCACTTGCAATGTAAGCCATGGTCTAGGTCGAAGGCAATCGCTGACTGGCGTCAGTCAGAAAgtaaaaaatgtcaaaaactataaacttaGCGAGGAAGGTGCAACGACCTGGCTAAATTGCCATAGTCAAACTATTGGCGTACAGAAAAAACACATCACGGACTTGGGAATAgacataaataatttttttgaagGACCGGTCATGAAAAATCGTCCGAAACCTTTAACTCCGAAAAACAATATTTCAGATACACGATATGAATCGAAGTTGCGTAATGATACCAATGATCCTGGATGTTACAATAATATGGTAACGCGGCAACAACCTAATAAAATATTCAGCCACGATAATAAGGTACATATTCTATTGAATCCCGAGATTGTTAAACCGATAGATAAAGGCATTCTAGACAAGTTAAAGAAATTGCCGCGACGCGCCAGTAAGTCCCGAAATTGCCGAGTGCAGAAAAGTAACACAAGTCATTTATCGAAACCTTTATATAGCACAACCAAAAGAAGAAGTGAAATAAGGATGTCTAAGGAAAATCATGAATATGATAATATAACACTGTGCAACTTCGAAGACATAATACCCAGGTATTATCTAGTGTATAATGACAGTGTAAAATGCTACAGCTCTGACACAGGCAGCGATGACACGATAACCGAAAGCAGTCTAATAGATAATAACGATATCTTCACTtcagaggaagaagatgatcAAAGTCGAACAGGGTATGAATCGAGTATATCCTCAGGTGATGAAGATCAATATGAATTTGATAGTCATAGGCAACTGCTTGCAGAGGATAAGGATGATAGTGATATCTTTCTATCAAAGGAAGAAGTTTACATCCAAGGACATAAGGCGAGTGAATTGACAAGCCACTCAAAAAAAGACGAGAGACTGCTTCCGGGAAATTACTTCATTGTAGACAACGATTTCAAAAATGATGCACAGTATGGCGAAGACATTAAATGCCTCGATCAACTATTCCGTGTGGTCAATCCAACTTGGAAGGTACGACAAGCATATGTGACCATTTTACAAATTGCTACCCCTTGTTGGCCTCACATGGATGCCTCACTATTGACGACAATTCTGTTAAGCTGTGATAAACAGTTGACAAACCAGGTCAATCATATTTGGATGGTGCATAAACCATGTGTGTACATTTTGCAAGTTATTCGCCCTAGTCGGCATGATTCTTATTCATCACATCTGCATTTTAATATGGCAATTCGTCCCGGAGAGTGGAACAACTATGATGATCCCCATCCAACTCTAGTGGTGAAAATGCAGTTAAGTTCGCTGCTATGTAACGAAGAGGAGGAATCATACGTCATACAGACGCAAGAGGAAATGTTGGCCGATAGCTCCAATCATATAAGCCCAATGGAAGTGAACCACTATAAGCAGTTAATGAATAATATTTACCGCAGAAGAATATTGCTTGAATTGCGGGTTGAAGAGGAAATGCCCAATGCAGTTAGGCGGAGGGAATTTGTGATATTTGAATTCAGCGTAATATGTAATATCTTAAGTGCAATTGCCATCACCACTTCGTTCTTAATCTTTCAAGATATATTTTCGGTGCGACCGAATCTAACGTTTTGGCAGAGAATTTTAGTATGTTTTGGTCTCGATAAATCTGATAatttcaattatattttttaaattaataaaataagacCTGACAAGaagtatttatttaagtttaagcTTTTAAGCTTTTTAAGTATTTAGTACCAAGTCGATTACGAGTATTTGCCGCTTAGTCCTTTTTCCAAATTCCCCGGTTTCAGAATAAGATGGAAATGGCAGCCTTCCCGACAGCCAATCGCGCCAGTGAGCGtcagcaaatgcaaatttaatggTCTATGAAAAAGGTAGCCGGGCAAATGCTTTTAACCACATCCGCTGCTATTAGTACACCGTCGGAACCATCAGAGCCGTTGCTAAACAACAAGAGCGACGGATAACAATGGAAAATGACGCCAGTGGAAATGCGAAAATCAATGCGCATTAGTGGATGGTGTTATTTCATCTTATTCTGCTGGAGAATTGGGCATATCCCTAGCAAACCCTAGCGTAAATTTTAGATTAGCTGAACGGGATGTGAAGCTCAGGAACCACCGCAAAAATGTACCAGTCTGATGAGCATTGAATATCTAATGTCTCGAAAGTGTACACTGGAGTATAGGTTTGTAATGTTAAAGAATTTTAAGGTGGGTACAGTTGCCTAAACAACCACCACAACAATGCCTAAAAAGGCATCGAATTCGAGATATTCTGTAGTATATAGAGGGTAGCCAAATAATGCCAACAAAGCTAAGCCTGCGCTTTGGATTGCTTTTGTGCGCTGCAATCACagaatatatatgtgtgtttaACCGACATTTACGGTAATTGTTCTGCTCATTCCCGTATAGATCGCCAAACTGACAACCGACAACGACCGCAGTCAAATATGAGCAATGGCCCGGATCGGATCACACGCTGTCAAGCAAATGCTGACTGGGCGGAGGACGCTCATCAGCTGCAATCCGCAGAGGGGATTTGTGTGTGTCGCTTTTTCTTTGGCATTTCCTGCCGTGTCCTATTATTCGTGCATGCAATCCaaaacacacagatacaagcactgccacactcacactcacagcCAGAACAACCTGACTACTCACACAGATACGAGCACAAGCACTCATTGAGGGGCAATGCATTCAAGCGCAAATTAAGCTTGACAAGCAAAAATTAAactgtgtgtatctgtgtggcAGGGTGTATTTGTATCTGGTAGATACATTCCGCTCTCAGTGTGTGTCTCCATGCTTGTTGGGCAAAATATAATTTCTTCATGTTCAGTTCATTAAACAGAGCAAACCAACTCGGAAAAGCACTTACCATGAATAGATTTTAAGGGGCCCAACAGCCATACATACAGCTGACGAGAAACCCAACGAAGGCTAGAGAAATGGTCTCCccaattcaaataaatatgcaaatcgcAAAATGGTACGATACAAATGAATTTGAAATATCACTGCACTTCTTAATGAACTATATGTGTTTGCgtgttttgcttttatttgcttaattCGAAGCTGTAGAATTGCTGGCATtatgttttcaatttatttgtgcCAAACAATTGCATCTTCAAAATCGCTTGTCTGTTTAGGAAAGTAAATTATTTTCGATGttagttaataaatattttataatcagTGCTCGCTTTTTACCATACCTTTTTATACTTCTTTTGATAACTTAGTTTTCAGCAGCAATGGACAACCAATTATGTATAGTCTTTTCGCTTAGAGTTTGTTTGAGAAATTGAAGTCTAAATAATCTAAAAAGAAACCAGACATGAATTCATCATGACAAAGAAAAAGGCTCTGCGCTAGATAGAA contains the following coding sequences:
- the LOC6611309 gene encoding serine protease grass isoform X2 produces the protein MEIVVIGMAFILLLLALFPLLGSTQFLDSECGTRSPLKLGPRVVNGKVAVRNSSPWMAFLHTSSNQFICGGTLISRRLVLTAAHCFIPNTTIVVRLGEFNRKLKGYREEHQVDRTFQHRLYDQNTHANDIALLRLLSNVVYKANIRPICIMWDVSWKHHIDSIKVLTGTGWGRTESMHDSNELRTLDISRQPSKMCAFGSVLSNQFCAGNWNSNLCIGDTGGPVGAMIRYRSAYRFVQNGNDRIQTTLKPDKEPEFDWNNPYPILW
- the LOC6611310 gene encoding uncharacterized protein LOC6611310, translated to MSETNNTCTNDDIALEKKEPLIDSSSLKAQSDLSTSELEAIVRNTVKEIPTPPNYVDLTVNSIVNAILPKIKNKYDAIEMKVDSIQKSLDTYSQQAEAMDRDIAEIFLDLHTIYNKLEKLDKSGSKLCSTKKAMLLRHVKKSEDLLNRSRHYLTNDPKELSAHLVGPPTEVPSIQKEHTTNSNGRPTESI
- the LOC6611311 gene encoding uncharacterized protein LOC6611311, producing the protein MSIIANETIRNRKEVKGQTIKKTPTCNVSHGLGRRQSLTGVSQKVKNVKNYKLSEEGATTWLNCHSQTIGVQKKHITDLGIDINNFFEGPVMKNRPKPLTPKNNISDTRYESKLRNDTNDPGCYNNMVTRQQPNKIFSHDNKVHILLNPEIVKPIDKGILDKLKKLPRRASKSRNCRVQKSNTSHLSKPLYSTTKRRSEIRMSKENHEYDNITLCNFEDIIPRYYLVYNDSVKCYSSDTGSDDTITESSLIDNNDIFTSEEEDDQSRTGYESSISSGDEDQYEFDSHRQLLAEDKDDSDIFLSKEEVYIQGHKASELTSHSKKDERLLPGNYFIVDNDFKNDAQYGEDIKCLDQLFRVVNPTWKVRQAYVTILQIATPCWPHMDASLLTTILLSCDKQLTNQVNHIWMVHKPCVYILQVIRPSRHDSYSSHLHFNMAIRPGEWNNYDDPHPTLVVKMQLSSLLCNEEEESYVIQTQEEMLADSSNHISPMEVNHYKQLMNNIYRRRILLELRVEEEMPNAVRRREFVIFEFSVICNILSAIAITTSFLIFQDIFSVRPNLTFWQRILVCFGLDKSDNFNYIF